From the Malus domestica chromosome 17, GDT2T_hap1 genome, one window contains:
- the LOC103432209 gene encoding uncharacterized protein isoform X6 → MLASSRPLFRVDRFLKFTTAYDALKPVNCFLGHCEYRGLSYNIEMSGRKDKQTVGDRNKKLRTTNAVWRPVSTQASSNEECSVKEVTEKLESETQVQEVHECTSTRISSLENVIEVAATNLDAGSSASQDTGEDKVFGGEQVVSTEKHSISVEVGASLFRFVRGKWGLTQKQIEDEMGVKIRIPLSREEDSLTIEGNSVESISRASEKIKSIVDQAVKSSNLDYSHFISLPLAIHPELVDKLVNFQNSILGISDSGVDDNLDSNSNEENSESEGEDQRPDVAVELKVEGDRQHVKVNLTNIPLVSYALQSSKAATLSDLGIEKSIFIKPKTFHLTVLMLKLWNKDRVHAATEVLQRISSKVIEALDNRPVSIRLKGLNCMRGSLAKAGVVYAPVEEIGSEGRLLRACQVIIDAYIEAGLVLEKDAKQKLKLHATVMNARHSKRKKGTRKVNSFDARGIFKQYGSEEWGEYLIREAHLSQRFVFDDKGYYHCCASMPFPEICK, encoded by the exons ATGTTAGCTTCTTCCAGGCCCCTCTTCAG AGTGGATCGGTTTCTGAAATTTACAACTGCATATGATGCACTGAAGCCAGTAAATTGCTTCCTa GGACACTGTGAGTATCGCGGTTTGAGTTACAATATCGAAATGAGTGGTAGAAAAGATAAGCAAACTGTCGGGGACCGTAACAAAAAGCTCAGAACAACTAATGCTGTGTGGAGACCAGTCAGTACTCAAGCTAGTTCCAATGAAG AATGCTCTGTGAAGGAGGTCACAGAAAAGCTGGAATCTGAAACTCAAGTGCAAGAAGTGCACGAATGCACTTCTACGAGAATTTCAAGTTTGGAGAATGTCATAGAGGTGGCTGCAACTAACCTCGATGCTGGTTCCAGTGCATCACAAGATACTGGAGAAGATAAAGTCTTTGGAGGAGAGCAAGTGGTTTCTACTGAAAAGCATTCAATTTCAGTTGAG GTTGGTGCTTCTTTGTTTCGCTTTGTCAGAGGAAAATG GGGATTGACACAGAAACAGATTGAGGACGAGATGGGAGTTAAAATTAGAATCCCTTTGTCAAGGGAGGAGGATTCACTAA CTATTGAAGGCAATTCAGTTGAAAGTATATCTAGAGCTTCTGAGAAGATAAAATCTATAGTTGACCAG GCAGTTAAAAGCTCAAATCTCGATTATTCTCACTTCATTTCACTTCCATTGGCAATACATCCTGAATTAGTTGATAAGCTCGTCAACTTTCAGAACTCAATCCTGGGAATTAGTGATTCTGGTGTAGATGATAATCTGGATAGTAATTCAAATGAAGAGAATTCTGAGAGTGAAGGTGAAGACCAAAGACCCGATGTCGCAGTTGAACTTAAAGTTGAAGGTGACCGTCAACATGTTAAAGTGAATCTAACCAACATACCTCTTGTCAGTTATGCGCTTCAATCATCAAAGGCGGCTACCCTATCTG ACTTGGGGATTGAAAAGTCAATATTCATTAAACCAAAAACGTTTCACTTAACTGTGCTTATGCTGAAGTTGTGGAACAAGGACCGAGTTCATGCTGCTACTGAGGTTTTGCAG AGAATCTCTTCAAAAGTGATTGAAGCCTTAGATAATCGCCCTGTCTCCATAAGACTGAAGGGACTG AATTGTATGagaggttctttggccaaagctgGTGTTGTCTATGCTCCAGTTGAAGAAATTGGCAGTGAGGGACGACTTCTGCGTGCCTGTC AAGTCATCATCGATGCATATATTGAAGCCGGGCTTGTTTTAGAGAAAGATGCTAAACAGAAATTAAAG TTGCATGCAACCGTGATGAATGCAAGGCACAGCAAAAG GAAGAAGGGAACGAGAAAGGTTAATTCCTTTGATGCGCGTGGCATTTTCAAGCAATATGGATCGGAGGAATGGGGAGAGTATCTTATCCGAGAAGCTCATCTTTCACAGAGGTTTGTGTTTGATGACAAAGGATATTACCATTGTTGTGCCTCTATGCCTTTTCCTGAAATATGCAAGTAG